In one window of Vibrio sp. DW001 DNA:
- a CDS encoding aldehyde dehydrogenase family protein, translating to MNKIGLTINGCSVMGEMPSMNVVNPANETIAFSAPAASIAQLNTAVEASQNAFKGWSQLPQSTRDTYINEIANKIEENAAILAETIVKEQGKPLSLAQMEVGGAIAWTRHATSIEIPVEVYEDSPNKRIEGRRKAIGVVGSITPWNWPLMIAIWHIIPALRMGNTVINKPSELTPINTLLLGELLQNVLPKGVFSVLSGETSLGKAMSEHKGIEKIVFTGSTQTGQHIMKSAAGNLKRLTLELGGNDAGIVLPNADLNAIAEGIFGTSFINMGQTCAALKRLYVHKSQHDELCQLLAEIANKQVVCDGFEPSSTFGPVQNIKQLEKVIGLVEEAKRDGATIYAGGARLDKMGYFYPPTIVGNAVNGMAIVDQEQFGPVLPVISYDEVSDAVAMANDSEVGLGGSVWGDVDAALVLSLQLECGSVWINGHAEVLPHAPFGGCKMSGFGVEFGLEGLLENSLLQVVNINK from the coding sequence ATGAATAAGATAGGATTAACCATAAATGGCTGTTCAGTCATGGGCGAAATGCCTTCAATGAATGTAGTAAACCCTGCGAATGAAACGATCGCTTTCAGTGCACCAGCGGCTTCTATTGCACAGTTAAATACAGCAGTTGAGGCGTCACAGAATGCCTTTAAAGGCTGGAGCCAATTGCCTCAATCAACACGTGATACCTATATCAACGAAATCGCGAACAAAATTGAAGAGAATGCAGCAATATTGGCCGAAACCATCGTAAAAGAGCAAGGGAAACCGTTGTCGCTTGCTCAGATGGAAGTTGGCGGTGCAATTGCGTGGACGCGACACGCGACCAGTATTGAGATCCCGGTCGAGGTATATGAAGATTCGCCAAACAAGCGCATTGAAGGACGACGCAAAGCGATCGGTGTTGTAGGATCGATTACACCTTGGAACTGGCCATTAATGATTGCAATTTGGCACATTATTCCTGCACTTCGCATGGGGAATACGGTAATCAACAAACCTTCTGAGTTAACACCGATTAATACCCTTTTGCTTGGGGAGTTGTTGCAAAATGTGTTACCAAAAGGGGTGTTTAGCGTACTTTCTGGCGAGACTTCACTCGGCAAAGCGATGAGTGAGCACAAGGGCATAGAAAAGATAGTCTTCACTGGTTCTACTCAAACCGGGCAACATATTATGAAATCCGCGGCAGGTAACCTGAAAAGGCTAACTCTTGAATTGGGTGGCAATGATGCTGGAATAGTATTGCCAAATGCAGATTTAAATGCGATTGCAGAGGGTATCTTTGGTACCTCCTTTATAAATATGGGGCAAACATGTGCGGCGTTGAAGCGCCTTTATGTACATAAGTCACAACATGATGAGCTTTGTCAGTTGCTGGCAGAGATAGCTAACAAGCAAGTCGTCTGTGATGGTTTTGAACCATCGTCTACGTTCGGGCCCGTGCAAAATATAAAGCAGTTAGAGAAGGTAATAGGTTTGGTGGAAGAGGCCAAAAGAGACGGTGCGACAATTTATGCTGGTGGTGCTAGGCTAGATAAAATGGGCTATTTTTATCCTCCAACCATTGTGGGTAACGCAGTTAATGGGATGGCAATAGTTGATCAAGAGCAGTTTGGTCCGGTGCTCCCTGTTATCTCATATGATGAGGTTTCCGACGCTGTTGCAATGGCGAATGATAGCGAGGTTGGCCTTGGTGGATCCGTATGGGGCGATGTAGACGCAGCACTTGTCCTTTCATTGCAACTAGAATGCGGTTCGGTCTGGATAAACGGTCATGCGGAAGTCCTCCCTCATGCGCCATTTGGCGGCTGCAAAATGTCGGGTTTTGGTGTGGAGTTTGGACTAGAAGGATTATTAGAAAACAGCTTATTACAGGTTGTAAATATCAATAAATAG
- a CDS encoding helix-turn-helix transcriptional regulator, with translation MNISSTSANLVQLNDFQNEMLLLLDSSLNVSRLASYLVDERSRPICYQTSKIQPSMHREYLDGFYKEDPLYPEHFKSPKDRIIKMSDLVSPMKQRSNIYYQDFIKPWKVQEIVELYFYHNNNLIGGASLFFDQSVNPPSKDDFIRLGALHRYIEFSLGQQLKTVTQLSFDDFCDQFILTNKERVVLQLAIQGLANKVMAQKLTCSLSTVKTHLQHLFAKLKVNSKVEMINKVYRSKCIL, from the coding sequence ATGAATATTTCCAGCACCAGCGCCAACCTAGTTCAGCTAAATGATTTTCAAAATGAAATGTTATTACTGCTCGATTCAAGCCTCAATGTTTCAAGGCTCGCAAGTTACCTTGTTGACGAACGGTCGCGTCCAATTTGCTATCAGACGTCCAAAATTCAACCATCGATGCATAGAGAATATTTAGACGGTTTCTACAAAGAAGACCCTCTTTATCCTGAACATTTTAAATCCCCAAAAGACCGAATAATAAAGATGAGTGACCTTGTTTCTCCAATGAAACAGCGTTCCAATATCTACTACCAAGATTTCATTAAGCCATGGAAAGTCCAAGAAATTGTCGAGCTCTATTTTTATCATAATAACAATCTAATCGGTGGGGCTTCCTTATTTTTTGATCAGTCTGTTAATCCGCCCTCTAAGGATGACTTCATCCGTTTGGGAGCGCTTCATCGATACATTGAGTTTAGCTTAGGTCAACAACTCAAAACCGTCACTCAGTTGAGTTTTGATGACTTTTGCGATCAGTTTATTCTAACCAATAAAGAACGAGTCGTCCTCCAGTTGGCTATTCAAGGGTTGGCAAATAAAGTGATGGCGCAAAAATTAACCTGCAGTCTATCAACCGTTAAGACTCACCTACAGCATCTTTTTGCAAAGCTTAAAGTAAACAGTAAAGTAGAAATGATCAATAAAGTGTACCGTTCGAAATGTATTTTATAG
- a CDS encoding universal stress protein, with protein MSNEINVIIYASDIGEGSRTAFHVAVKEAISHHAEIIYVHAVDKVNKITPDASHSLLPKNIEKSHSAQHKESIISNVRNRINRFVTTELSTLEAFPHFSIHIQFGSPEEVIVNASKQYNAGMIVMGNREVSALSRVFLGSTSHKVLQESVVPVLIVPIVSTKSHKVN; from the coding sequence ATGAGCAACGAAATTAACGTCATTATTTACGCATCAGATATTGGTGAGGGCAGCCGAACCGCTTTTCATGTGGCAGTGAAGGAGGCGATCTCTCATCATGCAGAGATCATCTATGTGCATGCCGTCGATAAGGTGAACAAAATCACCCCAGACGCATCTCATTCCCTTTTGCCAAAAAATATCGAAAAGAGTCATTCTGCGCAGCATAAAGAGTCGATAATTTCTAATGTTAGAAACAGAATCAATCGTTTTGTGACAACAGAACTTTCCACATTAGAGGCATTCCCACACTTTTCAATCCATATCCAGTTTGGTTCGCCTGAAGAAGTCATCGTTAATGCTTCTAAGCAATACAACGCGGGAATGATAGTGATGGGGAATAGGGAAGTGAGTGCGTTATCAAGGGTCTTTCTCGGCTCAACCTCGCACAAAGTATTACAAGAATCAGTTGTTCCGGTCTTGATCGTGCCTATAGTCAGTACCAAAAGTCACAAGGTAAATTAA
- a CDS encoding tripartite tricarboxylate transporter substrate binding protein, whose protein sequence is MILSILLTPMMVNAADYPNRPVKFIVPWPPGDLEDILTRIIAEEMSKETGKPATVVNKPGGGGIIGASEVSRARNDGLTIGSFVADLLTTQILSGNAPFDQNTFDPVGIFLDYPFVIAVKADAPYNNMKELAEFSKSNPVSLAHFGYQALPTAITFKAADEIGLKFSSNAPFDSINCSTLANGDATVINTVTQTILSCLKSGDVKIIASITHERLNLSPNVPTLEEQTGIAQTTWNGLFVKKGTSEKIKNRIAEIAQAALATDRVAEISASTGASVFWIGGDQAQQVIADDYASAQGLLEYMN, encoded by the coding sequence ATGATATTATCAATACTGTTGACACCAATGATGGTCAATGCAGCCGATTACCCCAATAGACCTGTAAAATTTATTGTGCCGTGGCCTCCTGGCGATCTCGAAGACATTCTTACCCGTATCATTGCTGAAGAGATGTCGAAGGAAACCGGCAAGCCCGCCACCGTGGTCAATAAACCGGGAGGTGGCGGTATTATTGGTGCTTCTGAAGTCTCAAGAGCTCGAAACGACGGTTTAACGATTGGTTCATTTGTGGCGGACCTTCTAACGACTCAAATCTTGTCTGGCAATGCGCCTTTTGATCAAAATACATTTGACCCTGTTGGAATCTTCCTAGACTACCCGTTTGTCATCGCGGTTAAAGCTGACGCACCATATAACAATATGAAAGAGTTAGCTGAATTTTCTAAATCGAATCCGGTCTCTCTTGCACACTTTGGTTATCAAGCACTTCCAACGGCGATCACGTTTAAAGCAGCGGATGAAATTGGTCTTAAGTTCTCATCAAATGCGCCATTTGATTCTATCAATTGTTCGACGCTTGCAAATGGTGACGCGACCGTAATCAACACCGTTACACAGACCATACTTTCATGTCTTAAATCTGGTGATGTCAAAATAATTGCGTCTATTACCCATGAACGACTAAATCTCAGTCCAAATGTCCCGACACTTGAGGAGCAAACCGGTATCGCTCAAACAACGTGGAACGGTCTATTTGTTAAGAAAGGAACGTCGGAGAAGATTAAAAACCGTATTGCGGAAATAGCTCAGGCAGCGTTGGCTACCGACCGTGTAGCTGAAATAAGTGCCAGCACCGGCGCGAGCGTATTCTGGATTGGCGGTGACCAAGCTCAACAAGTGATTGCAGACGATTATGCTAGTGCCCAAGGTTTATTGGAATACATGAACTAA
- a CDS encoding tripartite tricarboxylate transporter permease, translating into MDIILLGINEIATLNVMLAIVCGALLGVSIGSIPGLEPAGVIAILLPLTFTLDPLPGVTLLLGVYGGAWYGGAIPAILMNTPGTPVAVLTTYDGYPMTKRGEGKKALSIAYSSSFIGGIISVLSLVLLAPVLSQVANHFGSAEFAMLAALGMIFVVMAHYKQAFPAAMMLGLGIFLGSIGIDRSYNTLTYTFGQEWLLGGIPLVPTVIGLFAMSQAFVLLSQKGNDSQVTKYEGKGRFSGMVTVFKYKWTVLRSAALGVVMGLLPGVGEFGSQFFSYTLAQKFSKNPEKFGQGAEEGLIASETSNNAVTASVMIPLLAFGIPADALMAMLLSVFMVHNYIPGPTLFAEKPEFISGLYISLFLINIVAFLFLTFTSKWIVNLTRIRGRFIGALILVLGFIGSYSQNYQFSDALIALGFAVFGYILKREHIPAVPIILGLVLGPVFVTRSKQALGVSNGDLSIFVDRPISLVLLGVIVLSVTLFIFSLIRENKSKAKTVHV; encoded by the coding sequence ATGGATATTATACTTCTTGGGATAAATGAAATTGCCACGTTGAACGTCATGTTAGCGATTGTTTGTGGTGCACTCTTAGGGGTTTCTATAGGCTCTATTCCGGGCCTAGAACCTGCAGGAGTAATTGCTATTTTGCTTCCTCTCACTTTTACGTTAGATCCTCTTCCGGGTGTTACTTTATTACTCGGAGTCTATGGCGGTGCGTGGTATGGCGGGGCGATTCCCGCTATTTTAATGAATACGCCAGGTACGCCCGTAGCCGTGCTAACGACGTATGACGGTTATCCAATGACCAAAAGAGGTGAGGGTAAAAAGGCACTTTCTATTGCGTATTCCTCGTCATTTATAGGCGGTATTATCAGCGTACTTTCTTTGGTTCTCCTTGCGCCAGTATTATCCCAAGTAGCCAATCACTTTGGGTCTGCTGAGTTTGCTATGTTAGCCGCGCTAGGCATGATCTTTGTTGTGATGGCACATTACAAACAAGCTTTTCCTGCCGCTATGATGTTAGGGCTGGGTATCTTTCTAGGTTCAATCGGCATTGACCGCTCTTACAATACATTAACCTATACGTTTGGTCAGGAATGGCTTTTGGGTGGTATCCCGTTGGTGCCTACCGTAATTGGTCTTTTCGCAATGTCACAAGCGTTCGTTCTTCTATCGCAAAAAGGGAACGATTCACAGGTCACAAAGTATGAAGGAAAAGGCCGCTTTTCAGGCATGGTAACTGTATTTAAATATAAATGGACGGTTCTACGCTCCGCCGCTTTAGGTGTGGTTATGGGGTTGCTACCCGGCGTAGGGGAGTTTGGGTCTCAGTTCTTCTCTTATACTTTGGCCCAGAAGTTTTCCAAAAATCCAGAGAAATTTGGTCAGGGTGCAGAGGAAGGACTTATTGCATCGGAGACGTCTAATAACGCGGTTACTGCCTCGGTTATGATTCCATTATTGGCGTTTGGGATCCCTGCTGACGCACTTATGGCGATGCTGCTCTCTGTTTTTATGGTTCACAATTACATACCGGGACCAACACTATTTGCGGAGAAACCAGAGTTCATATCCGGTCTCTATATTTCATTGTTCCTTATAAATATTGTTGCTTTTTTGTTCCTAACATTTACCAGCAAATGGATAGTTAATCTTACCCGTATTCGAGGCCGCTTTATCGGTGCGCTTATCCTTGTGCTTGGTTTTATTGGGAGCTATAGCCAAAATTATCAGTTTTCTGATGCGTTGATAGCGTTAGGTTTCGCTGTATTTGGCTACATTTTAAAACGGGAACATATTCCAGCAGTACCTATCATACTCGGTTTAGTTTTAGGGCCTGTTTTTGTTACCCGCAGTAAGCAAGCATTGGGCGTATCTAATGGTGACCTCAGCATCTTTGTAGACCGTCCGATTAGTCTAGTGTTGTTAGGAGTGATAGTGCTTTCCGTCACTCTATTTATCTTCAGTTTAATTAGAGAAAATAAATCTAAAGCGAAGACTGTCCATGTGTAA